The Camelus bactrianus isolate YW-2024 breed Bactrian camel chromosome 13, ASM4877302v1, whole genome shotgun sequence nucleotide sequence AGGGAGACGCATGGACGTGGGAGAGACGGAGTCTTTGCACATTAATCATGTCCCCCAGGAGAGGAGCAAAGACGCCCAGGGTGGACAGCTTGCAGGTGCAGTTCAGCTCCACTTCCTGGATACAGTCCAGCTGCACCATGCTCAGGACTTCCTTAATATTTTCCTTGGGCATTGAAACAATCTCCAGCTTCCTGTAGCACAGGTGTGCGGAGCCTTTTCTCTGCTCCACCCACCTGATGAGGTAGGTGAAGAATTTACCCAGGGTCCTTTTCTTGAGGTGAAGTTCTATGAACACTTTCAAAGGAGCTAAGGGCTGCTCTGTCCTTGAACTGTTCTCAGTCACTGGTGCCATGGATGAGCTTGAACCAGCTCTGGCCTTGGCTCCAGACCACATTCTCCAGAAGTTCTGGCCAGTGTTCTGTAAATCCAGCACTCGCAGTCTGCACCTCCTGTGGGGAAACAGCAGATTGGCTGGGATGCTTTTAAGATCCACTGAGTAAAACCAGAGTCTCAGAATTTAGGCAACACTCAGACTTCCCACCTGGGCTTTTACTTCCCATTCCTGACACCCCTGCTGCCTtgccctcttcttccctctctgcctccactgACTCCATCTCCTTCTTCCCTACCATCCTTTCTGGTTTTCCACTTCCAAGACTGTCAGCATCACTAGAAGAAAGTGAGTGCGTGTTAGGCACTCCTACACTTCTGGAAGACGTTTCCCAAAGTGAGCTCAGCAGTGGCCAAGACATCTGAGCTTCTTCATTGGCATCATCAGAGCCTCTGGTCCATCCCTCGGCCAGCCACTCTCCTGACCCCAGCTGTCTCCTCAGGAACGCCCAGGACCCTACCAGCTACCTGGATCAGACTCACCTGGGGCGAACTTCCTGGGCAAGCAGGACATCGAGCCCATCCAGCACGGCTTGTAAGGTCCTTCGGTGAGGCTTCTGCATCAGGCCCCCCAGAGGCAGGCAGACAAAGGGCCAGGCTTGCACCAGGGCCTTCAGGGTCTCCATGCGTCTGCCATAGAAGGCCCCCATGAACAGTGATGGGAAGAGCTCGGTGGGCAGATACTCCAAAGTGGAGATGGTCAAGGCTTCGTCCCTCAGCAGGCTGATTGCTGCCAGGTCTAGGAGTCTGGGTGGGGTCCTGTCACTCATCCTGACTCTACTCCAAAAGCAATATTGTTAAACTGTCAGGGAACAAGGCATCTTTCTCAGGCTAAGCATGAGCACACcttcatctgtctccccacccttTAGAGGACTCAGCTCAGGGCCAAAGTCACTGCTCTGGCACTGGTGAACCAGAATGAAGGAAACTCAGTTTGTCTGGATTTCGCTCTGGGTTCAGAGGGCACACAGACATAGCCATGCGCCTTCTGGCACCAGAACAAGCATCTCACAGTTACCAAGAAGGAAGAAGGGCAACCACCAGCCCATCCATTTCTACCCACTGCTTCGCTTAATTCATAGCCCATGTGGAAGTTTGTACCACGAGCCTGAAAGCCGACCCTCATCTTTTTTGGGAGAAACTTTCAGACCATCA carries:
- the LOC105071148 gene encoding PRAME family member 8-like — encoded protein: MSDRTPPRLLDLAAISLLRDEALTISTLEYLPTELFPSLFMGAFYGRRMETLKALVQAWPFVCLPLGGLMQKPHRRTLQAVLDGLDVLLAQEVRPRRCRLRVLDLQNTGQNFWRMWSGAKARAGSSSSMAPVTENSSRTEQPLAPLKVFIELHLKKRTLGKFFTYLIRWVEQRKGSAHLCYRKLEIVSMPKENIKEVLSMVQLDCIQEVELNCTCKLSTLGVFAPLLGDMINVQRLRLSHVHASPFAEQEQQQHVVQFTSQILRLHHLRDLCMESPSFLEGRLDQMLRCLVTPLDNLAITNCLLTESDLTHLSQCPNVSQLKKLNLSGVTLTDFSPELLQVLLEKVATTLQELDLDLCRILDPHLEAILPALSRCSQLRSLSICGNFFSVAVMEKLLGHTTGLLSLREELYPVPLESYSSQGVLLLERLVPLQNELLEILRDLGRPRSIWISLRPCPYCGDDKCVHMEPAL